The following proteins come from a genomic window of Streptomyces liliiviolaceus:
- a CDS encoding WXG100 family type VII secretion target: MAGKRPAFPHIGWDPTPGDVDDTRDLAKKLGGLASDLSTTLRELERIEAGAWKGKTAVAFTEYVGQDVTPLISKSHDSFDKASRALHRWANELQDFQDEANRLEKSAGEKLEARETAQQKADAKGDGKGSEDLGKASGAVDEVTGKVHDLEDRYKRAAGAISKELDKAGDIAPDEPGFWDKLTKGVADAWDATGQWVKDHADMIKLIGDLLSDLSAVLGLLAIITLPFPPLAAIFGTAALIASGLALAAHGLAKWGGADVSWMQMGLDAVGMMPGIGMFSKGIKVVGGSKAVEVAGALGKGFQYTEIGSSRILMAFGKNSRGLEHGLGKAGLIKIGGKSGDVWKVEHATSGLKSRMGGLAAAGYHEGQWLGSKGLNLLPGVAINPLGAGIAIDAGAKILPKVTSIHQHVGEALFPGDQFEKSASGG, from the coding sequence GTGGCCGGCAAGCGACCCGCCTTCCCCCACATAGGCTGGGATCCGACGCCGGGAGACGTCGACGACACCCGGGACCTCGCGAAGAAGCTCGGGGGCCTGGCAAGCGATCTGAGCACGACTCTGCGGGAGTTGGAGCGGATCGAGGCGGGGGCTTGGAAGGGCAAGACCGCGGTCGCCTTCACCGAGTACGTCGGCCAGGACGTCACGCCGCTCATCAGCAAGAGCCACGACTCCTTCGACAAGGCCTCGCGCGCCCTGCACCGGTGGGCGAACGAACTCCAGGACTTCCAGGACGAGGCGAACCGCCTGGAGAAGTCGGCCGGCGAGAAGCTGGAGGCACGCGAGACGGCCCAGCAGAAGGCCGACGCGAAGGGCGACGGCAAGGGCAGCGAGGACCTGGGCAAGGCCTCCGGCGCGGTCGACGAGGTCACGGGCAAGGTCCACGACCTGGAGGACCGCTACAAGCGGGCCGCCGGCGCGATCAGCAAGGAACTCGACAAGGCGGGCGACATCGCCCCGGACGAGCCGGGCTTCTGGGACAAGCTCACGAAGGGGGTCGCCGACGCTTGGGACGCCACCGGTCAGTGGGTCAAGGACCACGCCGACATGATCAAACTGATCGGCGACCTACTGAGCGACCTGAGCGCGGTTCTGGGACTGCTCGCCATCATCACGCTTCCCTTCCCTCCGCTCGCGGCGATCTTCGGTACTGCGGCACTCATCGCGAGTGGCCTGGCGTTGGCGGCCCACGGGCTGGCCAAGTGGGGCGGTGCAGATGTGAGCTGGATGCAAATGGGGCTCGACGCGGTGGGGATGATGCCGGGTATCGGCATGTTCAGCAAGGGCATCAAAGTGGTCGGTGGCTCCAAAGCCGTGGAAGTCGCCGGCGCTCTCGGCAAGGGATTTCAATACACTGAAATCGGCAGCTCGCGCATCCTGATGGCTTTCGGCAAGAACTCGCGGGGCCTTGAACACGGTCTCGGCAAAGCCGGTCTGATCAAGATCGGCGGAAAATCCGGCGACGTATGGAAAGTCGAACATGCGACCAGCGGTTTGAAATCCCGCATGGGGGGCCTTGCCGCCGCGGGCTATCACGAGGGGCAGTGGCTCGGTTCCAAGGGACTCAACCTGCTGCCCGGAGTGGCGATCAATCCGCTGGGCGCCGGAATCGCGATCGATGCCGGAGCGAAAATCTTGCCCAAGGTCACCAGTATCCATCAGCATGTCGGCGAGGCTCTCTTCCCCGGTGACCAGTTCGAGAAATCAGCCTCGGGTGGATGA
- a CDS encoding purple acid phosphatase family protein, with the protein MPCCLAAPHALLRALHSAARRGTAQARHLHDPDPDPDHAPDAVSAVNLELVTLTEDRAVITWHTGVAGSDDGFGRMLPAVTEGEVVYGTHPAHLNRTAAEDRDTAHHYVELTDLEPGQTYYYQARSRGSAATPTPLHLVKGNAVGTSLHGFGTHAGPYSFTTPQPPPGRHLLSIALCNDLHLGETTAGLVTGMPLMRGISQRLGLGPYPEIMGRALVEEAHRRGARLLLAAGDISAGGAPRDLSEARRLLDGFGTHGQDYFVVRGNHDRRGRQGLHEEGGDNFLDAFPASDGGSGDGPAYFARDLGGLRVLGLDTYEKRGNGAGSGGLSDEQLAWFRADVRAHKDQPTVVFGHHPLTVRNSPFPVTSGQRLNRRQARAILDAYAAAPGVFLHHAGHTHRNKRTLLPQARHVTLQEVGAVKEYPGGFCLLRIHTGGYALNYYKTSSAPAREWSERSRRVAAGLWPQYALGRSVRDRNSVTPRDLSGITPAAARISAAQG; encoded by the coding sequence ATGCCATGCTGCCTCGCCGCCCCGCACGCCCTCCTCCGAGCCCTCCACTCCGCAGCCCGCCGCGGTACGGCGCAGGCGCGCCACCTTCACGACCCCGACCCCGACCCCGATCACGCCCCCGACGCCGTCTCCGCCGTCAATCTGGAACTCGTGACCCTCACCGAGGACCGGGCCGTCATCACCTGGCACACCGGTGTGGCGGGCAGCGACGACGGGTTCGGGCGGATGCTCCCCGCGGTGACCGAGGGCGAGGTCGTCTACGGCACCCATCCCGCCCACCTGAACCGGACCGCCGCCGAGGACCGCGACACCGCACACCACTACGTGGAGCTGACGGACCTCGAACCCGGCCAGACGTACTACTACCAGGCCCGTTCCCGCGGATCGGCGGCCACGCCCACACCCCTGCACCTGGTGAAGGGGAACGCCGTCGGCACCTCCCTCCACGGCTTCGGCACCCACGCGGGCCCGTACTCCTTCACCACGCCCCAACCCCCTCCCGGCCGTCACCTGTTGTCGATCGCCCTCTGCAACGACCTCCACCTCGGCGAGACCACCGCCGGACTGGTGACGGGCATGCCGTTGATGCGCGGCATCTCCCAGCGGCTCGGCCTCGGCCCGTACCCGGAGATCATGGGCAGGGCCCTGGTGGAGGAGGCGCACCGGCGCGGTGCCCGCCTTCTGCTGGCCGCCGGGGACATATCCGCTGGCGGGGCGCCGCGCGATCTGTCGGAGGCCCGGCGGCTCCTGGACGGATTCGGCACGCACGGACAGGACTACTTCGTCGTACGCGGAAACCACGACCGGCGCGGTCGACAGGGCCTTCATGAAGAGGGCGGGGACAACTTCCTGGACGCCTTCCCCGCCTCCGACGGCGGCTCGGGCGACGGGCCCGCGTACTTCGCCCGCGACCTCGGCGGCCTGCGCGTCCTCGGACTGGACACGTACGAGAAGAGAGGGAACGGGGCCGGGTCGGGCGGGCTCTCCGACGAGCAACTCGCCTGGTTCCGGGCCGACGTGCGGGCGCACAAGGACCAGCCCACCGTGGTCTTCGGGCACCACCCGCTGACCGTACGCAACTCGCCGTTCCCCGTGACGAGCGGACAGCGCCTCAACCGCCGCCAGGCCCGCGCGATCCTCGACGCGTACGCCGCCGCCCCCGGCGTCTTCCTCCACCACGCGGGCCACACCCACCGCAACAAGCGCACGCTCCTCCCGCAGGCGCGGCACGTCACCCTGCAGGAGGTGGGCGCCGTGAAGGAGTACCCGGGCGGTTTCTGCCTGCTGCGGATCCACACGGGCGGCTACGCCCTCAACTACTACAAGACCAGCAGCGCCCCGGCCCGCGAATGGAGCGAACGCAGCCGCCGCGTGGCGGCTGGCCTGTGGCCGCAGTACGCGCTGGGCCGCTCGGTCCGCGACCGCAACAGCGTCACACCCCGCGACCTGTCGGGCATCACACCGGCGGCGGCGAGGATCTCCGCCGCACAGGGCTGA
- a CDS encoding winged helix-turn-helix domain-containing protein has product MTPEAGQSPIDPTKIAYVYMQMADHIEARIRSGELSPGARLPGERDLAEEYGVAHLTARRATRELRERGLVVTLPAKGTFVAYPETTGDGQEP; this is encoded by the coding sequence ATGACACCAGAGGCAGGGCAGTCGCCGATCGACCCGACGAAGATTGCTTACGTCTATATGCAGATGGCGGACCACATCGAGGCCCGCATCCGCTCCGGGGAACTGTCGCCCGGGGCGCGCCTGCCGGGTGAGCGTGACCTGGCGGAGGAGTACGGGGTCGCGCACCTGACCGCTCGCCGGGCGACGCGCGAACTCCGCGAACGCGGCCTCGTCGTCACCCTCCCCGCCAAGGGCACCTTCGTCGCGTACCCCGAGACGACAGGCGACGGCCAGGAGCCGTAG
- a CDS encoding AAA family ATPase, which translates to MTRPADHRWEALGESGDPVPGDVDDLKALAKRFTATAKTISDSAAALRRLGDQKSWDSKAGREFAEKADDTAKTVSKAHKRYEEAGIALKEYHTALEEIQEDADRLLGQAETKSGDLTTARSKADTPPKDTDEAGQKKLDGAVTDLQGDLDGLRDKLAPLKTRHDTAGNTAAKRIHQITEGDDLNDSWLDELRDTLKIVADIAGAVAAVCGLVALLVGWIPVIGQAIAGVLGTIALIATAISLVCHLLLAINGDGSWGDVAMDVLGLATFGIGRVFSAGAKLAATAGRSRVWTAAAQYVRGWNPGLNAAARRALVVEMVGARAGATASAAAPNVGLGAAFRGLGTSFADDLGTIRGNWRDLLKVGDNVSAVRDAWRAGGARGLASMYVGPGMVDELSRIKNIDPSDLSIIGTPDAFKQAMQYNSWALGATGTGATSDTKSFIGLFGGDDIDVTGPDASLAGR; encoded by the coding sequence GTGACGCGCCCCGCCGACCACCGCTGGGAGGCGCTGGGCGAGAGCGGGGACCCGGTGCCCGGCGACGTGGACGACCTCAAGGCGCTCGCCAAGCGCTTCACCGCCACCGCGAAGACGATCTCGGACTCCGCCGCCGCGCTGCGCCGCCTCGGCGACCAGAAGAGCTGGGACTCCAAGGCGGGCCGGGAGTTCGCCGAGAAGGCCGACGACACCGCGAAGACGGTGAGCAAGGCGCACAAGCGGTACGAGGAAGCCGGTATCGCGCTGAAGGAGTACCACACGGCCCTTGAGGAGATCCAGGAGGACGCGGACCGGCTCCTCGGACAGGCCGAGACGAAGAGCGGAGACCTGACGACCGCCAGGTCGAAGGCCGACACCCCGCCCAAGGACACCGACGAGGCCGGGCAGAAGAAGCTCGACGGAGCAGTGACGGATCTGCAGGGCGACCTCGACGGCCTGCGCGACAAACTCGCCCCGCTCAAGACCCGTCACGACACGGCGGGCAACACCGCCGCCAAACGCATCCACCAGATCACCGAGGGCGACGACCTCAACGACTCCTGGCTGGACGAGCTGCGCGACACCCTGAAGATCGTCGCCGACATCGCGGGAGCCGTCGCGGCCGTCTGCGGGCTGGTGGCGCTCCTGGTCGGCTGGATCCCGGTCATCGGGCAGGCGATCGCAGGTGTCCTCGGCACCATCGCACTGATCGCGACCGCCATCTCCCTGGTCTGTCATCTGCTCCTCGCCATCAACGGCGACGGATCGTGGGGCGACGTCGCCATGGACGTACTGGGCCTCGCGACCTTCGGCATCGGCCGGGTCTTCTCCGCCGGCGCCAAACTCGCCGCCACGGCCGGCCGCAGCCGTGTGTGGACCGCGGCGGCCCAGTACGTACGCGGCTGGAACCCCGGTCTCAACGCGGCCGCGCGGCGCGCGCTGGTCGTCGAGATGGTCGGTGCGCGCGCCGGAGCGACCGCGTCGGCCGCCGCGCCCAACGTGGGCCTCGGAGCCGCCTTCAGGGGCCTCGGCACCTCCTTCGCCGACGACCTCGGCACGATCCGGGGCAACTGGCGGGACCTGCTCAAGGTCGGCGACAACGTCTCCGCCGTCCGTGACGCCTGGCGCGCGGGCGGTGCGCGTGGCCTGGCCAGCATGTACGTGGGCCCGGGAATGGTCGACGAGCTCTCCCGGATCAAGAACATCGACCCGTCGGACCTGAGCATCATCGGTACGCCCGACGCGTTCAAGCAGGCCATGCAGTACAACTCGTGGGCGCTCGGGGCGACGGGAACGGGGGCGACCTCCGACACCAAGAGCTTCATCGGCCTCTTCGGGGGCGACGACATCGACGTGACCGGCCCCGACGCCTCACTGGCGGGAAGGTAG